The sequence CCGGTCAACCAGTCGGGTCAGGTTCGAGTTGTCGGCCAGCATCTCATTACAGATATAACTGAGCGGTACTCCCTCTTCTGTAGCGTAGAACAGGATAGCGTACTGCGGCGTCGAAAGATCGTAAGGGCGAAACTCTTCCCGATTTAACTCCTGAAAGCGACGGTGTAGCTTTAGGAAGAGGCGGTATGCTTCAATTTGTGGCGAGTCGCAGTTGCTGATTTCTGGCATAGTCATTATCCTAGACTTGTCAATTATTGTACCAATAAATTTCGATTTGGCAAGAATAGATTGCGCCTACCCCCACATTTTGGAGGAAGGCGCAATAGTGGCGATGGCGCTACCAATAGAAAGCAAACAGCCAGACCATGAGCAGAAATGCAATTGCTCCGGTCAACGTAACAGCGAGCAATACCGGTTTGACTTCGGGATCACCGCTCCACTCTGGTTGCATACTGCACTCCTCGTTACAAATTGCTGGATGTGTTTCCGTCCTTATGTGACACATTGTACCGCGTTTTGAGATCATCGGTAGCAGCAAAGAGGCTGGTTCGTTGTGGAGAGAGGGGTTTGAAACGAGTGGGGATGGCATGGCAATGACCAGAAGGGCGACTGCCCACCGATTTCCGCTCACGGAGGAGCCTGGATGGGGGATGGGGCGTAAGCCACGTATTGCACGATGCGGGCCGAAGGCTTGCGCCCCCACGGGGTTGCACGATGCGGGCCGGAGGCTTGCGCCCCCACCGGGTCGCACGATGCGGGCCGGAGGCTGGCGCCCCCACCGGGTCGCACGATGCGGGCCGGAGGCTGGCGCCCCCACCGGGTCGCACGATGCGGGCCGGAGGCCCACGCCCCACGGAATTGCACGAGGCGGGCCGGAGGCCCACGCCCCACGGGATTGCACGATGCGGGCCGGCGGCCCGCGCCCCCACGGGGTTGCACGGTCGGGAGTCATCGGCAGTAGGTGCGCGATGTTCGTCGGCGGCACTCCGCTAGTGTATTATTCGATCAGCGAAGAATCATACTTGACATAAATTTTATTAAACGATAAATTTTATTAAACATCCGCTCACGAGGTACGGCCGCAGGCCTGCCATCTCCAACCTCCTTTAGCGACTCGCGGAATGACGGCTGGCGCTATGAACTTGCATAGTTCGCACAACAACAATATAATGTCGCCTACCACATGTCGGTCTGCCACGTGCGACGTTGCGCATAGTGATGGCACGCCACGTCTGTCTATGGCGGCGAGCGTTGGTCGGGCACGTGTGGTAGATGGTTGGGGGTTATTTGCTGAGAAAGGAACAGCAACGATGCTACGGAAACACACCCTGTCGTGGATTGCGCTGATGGCTTTGTTAGCCACGTTGCTGGCTGCATGTGGCGGCGGCCAGCCTTCAACTGGTGGTACTGGAGGTGGCAGTGGCGGTACTGGTGATCAGCAACAAACGGTGACCATCCGCTGGCGTACTCGCCCTGGTGATGCTGCCGAACAGCGCGTCTATGAAGAGTTAAATGCCCTGGTGAATGAGAAGCTTAAGGATAAGGGGATTACTGCGGTATACGATCCGGCGCCTAATCAGGGTTACTTCGAGAAGTTGAAGACCGAACTGGCTGCCGGAAATGCTCCTGACATCTTCTGGATCGGTGGTGTTGAGTTAGCAGATTTTGTCAACACCGGTCAGATACTCGACCTCAAACCTCTGATCGATGCCGACAGTAGTTTCCAGTTAAGCAATTTCTATCCAAACGTCATCGCGCAATTGACCCGCGATGGCAAAATCTACGGTTTGCCACGTGACATCTCGACGATGGTTGTCTATTACAACGAAGACCTGTTTAAGGCGGCGGGTCTGAAGACACCAAAAGAGCTGGCAGCCGAAGGCAACTGGAACTGGAACACCATGCTCGAGGCAGCGCGGAAGCTCACCGATCCGGCGAACCAGCAATATGGCCTCGGCTTTGGCAACTGGTGGGGACCAGCCTGGGGTTATTTCATCAATGCAGCCGGTGGTAGTCCGTTTACACCTGACCGACGTGGCTGTGCTTTGAACACACCGGAATCTATCGAGGGCGCCAAGATGGTTCGTCTCCTGTACGACGAGAAGTTGTTACCCGCCGGTGATGCTGATGGTGAGGCGCTGTTTAATGCCGGGAAGGTCGCGATGTATTTCAATGGCCGCTGGTTTACCCCTGGCGTGCGCACCAATGCCAAGTTCAACTGGGACGTGGCAGTGATGCCTGAAGGTAAAGTCAAGAGCACTTGGCTCTTCTGGGGGCCGTATCTGGTCAATGCGAAGACAGCGAATACGCAGGCGGCCTGGGAAGTGCTGAAGGTACTGACCAGTGCCGAGGCAACGGCGAAAGTTGCCGCATTGGGAACCAACATCCCGCCGCGCAGCGATAAGGCCGCAGTTGATGCCTTCCTTGCTTCGACGCCGCCGGCCAACAACCAGGCTTTCCTCGATGGCATCCCCTACGCTGCCCTCGAGGCGCCCGTCTGGGATGGTAGCTGGGCCGATTTCAGTGGCATTGTCCAGAGCCTCTGGGATCAGATGATTGCAGGTCAGCTCACACCTGAGCAGTTTGGGCAGCAGGCCTGCGAGCAGACGGCCAGTACGTTCAAATAGATCATGGTACTGCGGCGAGCGGTGGGCGTGCACCGCTCGCCAGACAATAGATGCGTGTATCAGTACCTTCTAGCACGTTGGGTACATGTGCCATACATTGCTACGTTCCCTGGAGGTGATACAATGACTAAACAGGCGCCGGCAGCGCTGCCTGCAACTCACTCGCGTCGCCATCTCAGTCGGCGTGTGAGACTGTGGATTGATGCTTTCGGTATGTTGCTGCCGACGATACTGGGTGTGCTGATCTTCTTTCTCGTGCCACTCGCAATCTCTTTTTATTTGAGTTTTACCGATGCACGCCTCTTTGGTGAACCGAACCTTGTCGGGTTTAACAACTACCTGCGTGCCCTTTCCGATCCGACCTTTTACCGGGCAATGTGGAATACCGCGGCGTTTTCGATGGTGACGCTGGTTGTTTCGACGGTACCGGCCCTGGTTCTGGCTGTTATCCTCAATGAAAGAATTGCCGGTCGCACCTTTTTTCGAGCAGTGTTTTTCATTCCGGTGGTTGCTTCCGTGGTTGGGGTAACCCTGCTCTGGCGTTATCTGCTCAACATTGATTTTGGCTTTGTGAATTACGTGATTCGCCTGTTCGGTTTTGAACCGATTCCATGGTTAACCAGCCCAGAATGGGGCTTGATCAGCGTGATCATGGTCTTCTCGTGGAAGACCATTGGCTACAATATGGTCATCTTTCTGGCCGGTTTGCAGGGTGTGCCGCCACAACTCTACGAAGCAGCTAGCCTTGATGGAGCCAGTCGCTGGCAGCAATTTCTTTTCATTACCGTGCCGATGCTCTCGCCCACAACATTCTTTGTGCTGGTAACAACGCTGATCAATTGTTTGCAGGTGTTCGATGTACCGGTTGCCCTTGGGCTGACTCGTTCAAATACGATTGGTCCGGCAGACTCGATGCTGACGATTGTGCCATTACTCTGGCGCGAGGCGTTCATCGGTGGCCGCATGGGGTACGCTTCGGCACTGGCCTGGTTGTTGTTCATGATTATTTTGCTGTTGACCCTGATCCAGTTCCGGGTATCGCGGCGATGGGTTCACTACGAGTAAGCGAGGCAGAGCATGGCGAGTGCGATCTTACGTCGACCGTGGGAGCGATTGCTAGCCTATTTAGTGCTGAGTATTACTGGCTTCATCATGGTCTTTCCGTTCATTTATATGTTCCTGTCATCGCTCAAGCCTTCGGCTGAGGTTGTGCAGGTGCCACCGACGCTGTGGCCGAGCGAGGTGCGCTGGTCGAATTATCTGGAAGTGTTGAGTATTGTACCGTTGGGTACCCAGTTGCTCAATACCATTATTGTCACTGTCCTTGTCGTGTTGGGGTGGGTCTTGACATCAGTTTTGGCCGGTTATGCCTTTGCCCGGCTAGAGTTCCCCGGTCGTGAATGGTTGTTTGGGGCATATCTGGCAACGCTGATGGTGCCGTTCGCGGTGCTAATTGTGCCGATGTACCGTCTGATGCTGGTATTTGGGTGGGTTGATCGCCTGGAAGCACTCATTATTCCCTGGCTGTTCACGGCCTACGGCACCTTCCTGCTACGACAGTTCTTTATGAGTGTGCCAAGAGATTTGGAAGATGCCGCGTTGATTGATGGCGCATCACACTGGGGCATTCTCTTCCGTATCTTTTTACCGCTCGCCCGCCCTGCTATTGCGACGCTGGCAACATTTGCCTTTCTCTATGCCTGGAATAGCTTTCTCTGGCCATTGATCATCATTAGTAGTCCGTCTCGTAAGGTTGTGACGCAGGGCCTAGTTGATCTTCAGGCACTCTACGCTGCGCGGGTTGATCTGATCATGGCTGGTTCGACCCTGGCTGTGCTGCCGACGCTAATTGTCTTCCTCTTTGCCCAGCGCTATTTTATCGAAGGCATTGCAACCTCTGGTCTGGCCGGGCGCTAAGGGAGTGAGATGTACGCATGGAACAGCATGAACTTTTTACCCGGCCTCACCGCCGTCTGAACCGACTGACCGGCGAGTGGGTATTAGTTTCTCCGCATCGTACCCAACGTCCGTGGTTGGGGCAGGTTGAGCAACTGCCACCTGCCGGGCTACCGACGTATGACCCGCATTGTTATCTGTGTCCAGGGAATACACGGGCCAACGGTGTTCAAAATCCGTTGTATACCGAGACCTTTGTATTCGAGAACGATTTTGCCGCACTGCTGCCTGATATTCCACTAGATCGAGTAAGCATTCGGGTATCACCTGACAACGAAACGGGACCGGTGTTGCTCCACGCCGAAGCTGAGCGTGGTATCTGTCGGGTAGTCTGTTTCTCGCCGCGTCACGATCTGACACTGGCGCAGATGACGCAGACTGAGGTGCGGCGCGTGGTTGAGGTCTGGGTTGAGCAGTATCATGAATTGGCCGCCATTGATTGGGTGCAGTCGGTGCTGATTTTTGAGAATCGCGGGGCAATGATGGGCGCTTCTAATCCTCACCCGCACGGTCAAATCTGGGCCAACGAGCAATTGCCCAACGAGATGCGCAAAGAGCTGTCAACTCAGACCGCATACTGGCAGGAGCATCAGCAGTGTCTGCTCTGCGATTATCTGAAGCTGGAGCTGACGCTGGGTGAACGGATTGTATGCGCAAATGAGACGTGGGTAGCACTGGTTCCCTTCTGGGCAATCTGGCCGTTCGAGACACTGGTACTACCACGGGTTCACGCCGGGGCTATCGGTGATTTGGATGATCAGGGCCGTGAGGGTCTGGCCGCCATCTTGCGCGAGCTGACCGGCCGTTATGATCGGCTGTTTAATGTTCCCTTTCCCTACAGTATGGGTTTTCACCAGCGTCCGACCGACGGTTTACCCCATCCAGGATGGCACCTCCATGCCCATTTTTACCCACCATTGTTGCGTTCGGCGACGGTGCGTAAATTTATGGTTGGCTACGAAATGCTCGGCCAGCCGCAGCGCGATCTGACTCCGGAACAGGCGGCAGCCCGTTTGCGCCAGTAGAGGCGAAAGATTTTTGCCGTAAGGACGCAGTAGGGGGTGCGGCGCCACTGCGCTCTAGTGACACTGTGCCCCCGACGGCGCCCGCCTACGCAATGATGTTGAGGCTCTTCGCACGCGCTACGGACGAGTTGGGAACGCGCTTTCCCTGCTTACCCTTCTTTTTCTCTTCCCTATCTCCTCATGCCTCATATATACGGTTTCTTGCTTCGCCAGAACGACCGTCGATGAAGCCCCTATTTGTCATCTCCTGCTCATCTAAGACTCTTCTCGCCGGCCCCGTAACTTTCTACAATGCAGCGCAGAAGATGTATCTGAGCAATTGGTCGGCTGCGTATCGCTCTTTCCCACCGAGGGAAAAGGTATCGACAGCTCACCTGCTCATCAAGATGAAGCGAGGAACGTTATGATTGCGTCGACAATGACTACCGCTCGCCAATCGACAGAGTTTTCTGTGGCAGTTCATCCGCTTATCGATGCAGCGGTTGGCAGCGAACACGACATCAAGACCATGGATGTGGCAGAACTGGCCCAACGCTGTGCAATTGAAAGTGACCGGTTCTATCGCGGGCAATCACACGACTCGCGGTACAGCTATGAGCTATTTCGGCGCGCTCTAGTAGAACGTGATGAGGTAGCCTGGAACTATCTCTTTCAACACTATAGCCCTCTGGTAGAAGGGTGGATTCGGCGGTGCAGTGCTTTTGTCAATAGTGGTGAAAGCAGTGAGTACTTTGTGATCGGCGCCTTCGTGAAGTTTTGGCGGGCAGTGACACCAGAGCGTTTTGCTGCTTTTCCAAATCTGGCTTCACTGCTACAGTATTTGCAACTCTGCGCTTCGAGTGTTGTCATTGATTCTGTTCGCGCCCAGTCGTGGGCGGAAATGATGCCCGAAGAGAAGATTGATACGCAACAGACCGCGAAGACTGCCCCCGATGAGGAGGCCATGCAGCGGGTTGACCGACAGGAGTTCTGGCGTTATATCGATAGCCTGTTACACAATGAGAGCGAACGGGTGGTGGTCTACGGATCGTTTGTATTGGGGCTCACACCACGGGCGATCTTTGAACGCTATCATATGCTCTTTGAGAGTGTCTACGATGTGTACAATGTCAAGCGCAATGTTTTGAATCGACTTAGTCGCAACCACCATCTCCAGGCTTTAGTTCGACAGGCGTAAACTCTTTGCCGAAATAGTAGCTACGGGGACGTGAAAAACGTCCCCGTTTACGTTTCTTTCAATTAGGAACCCAGTTGCAGATTGGTCTGCCTATGGTTTGGAGGCGCGCCGATTATGGAAGAAGAGCAGTTCAAGGACGGCGCAAACCATCTTTCTGGTCTTGAGTTGATTGCTGCGGTAGATGGTGAACTCGATGAGGCGATTGCTCAACATCTTCACCATTGTGATCTTTGTTCTCAACGCTTGACGATGCTGCGGAGTCTACAACGTGCGCTGCGGCGCAGACTGTACCGCGTGCTTTGTCCGACGACCGATCAGTTGATTGACTATTGTCAGGGTTTGCTCTCTCCATCACAACAGGATACTATTGCTCATCATCTGACATCGTGCCCGTATTGTCAATCTGAGGTTGAGTTACTGCTACAACGCGATCCGCTGATCGACCGTCTGCTGCTCAGTCATTTGCTTGATGGGTATGGGTTTCGTTCCTGGTGTTAAATGCCTTATGATTTGTTCATTCGGAAGGTAAACTTGCGTAGGGGACGGCATGCGCCGTCTCCATTCATTATTTCTATCGCCAATGTGGGTTATATCCAATCATCAGACCCGCCCTCAGCAACAGCTAACCTGCTCGTTGTGCGCTACAATATACACAGTTGCAACCGTTGCCAGCCTCGTATCGTCGCATACGTCGAAGTCATTGTTATATTGCGATCGCGTTAGCCGAGGAGTTTATTATGGCTGGAGAAGTTACGCTACGTGCAGCCCTGGCGCGCCCCTTTCTCGCCGCTACGACCACACCCCAAGTAGCATACGTGTTACTAGAAGCGCAACCGGCAGCGCAGTTGGTGCAGGTGCGGATGCCGGTGAATGTCTGTTTTGTACTCGACCGTAGCGGTTCAATGAAGGGCGAGAAGATTGAGCGTCTTCGTCAGGCGGTGGTGCGCGCAATCGAGCAGCTTGACGAGCAGGATACGCTGTCGATCGTCATTTTCGATCATCGAACCGAAGTGTTGGTTCCGGCTCAGCCGGTACGCAATCGGACAACCATTCTCGATCTGGTGCATCGCATCCGTGATGCTGGCGGAACGCGCATCGCTCCGGCGCTTGAGAAGGGGTTGCAAGAGTTGCAGAAGGTACCGCATGGTGTCCGCCGTCTGATTCTACTGACCGACGGCCAGACTGAGCACGAGAAGGAATGCCTGTTACGCGCAGAAGATGCAGGTCGGCTGGGGATACCCATCACCGCTCTTGGCATCGGCAAAGATTGGAACGAAGACCTGCTGATCGAGATGGCGAACCGTTCGCGGGGCATCGCCGATTATATCGCTCAACCTTCCTCAATTGTGAACTACTTTCAGCATACTGTGCAGCGTGCGCAACAGACGGCGATTCAGAATAGTGTGCTCACGCTACGCCTGGTGCAGGGGGTAACGCCGCGAGCCGTCTGGCAGGTCACGCCGCTCATTGATAATCTCGGTTATCAGCCGCTAAATGATCGCGCCGTCAGTATCAATCTCGGCGAGCTGGAGAGTGGGCAGGTGCGTGCCCTGCTGATCGAACTGATCGTTGATCCACGTCCAATCGGAACGTACCGTATTGGTCAGGCAGAGCTTAGCTACGATGTGCCACCGCTACGTCTGGTCGGGGAAAAGACCAGGCTTGACATTATGCTTACCTTTACCGCCGATCCGACTCAATTGCAGCAGGTTACTCCGAACGTGATGAACATTGTCGAGAAGATCAGTGCGTTTAAGTTGCAGACCCGTGCCTTGCAAGACCTGGCTGCTGGCGATGTCAGTGGGGCGACTCAGAAATTGAAGAGTGCGGTAACCCGCTTGCTCAATCAGGGAGAAGTAGAACTGGCTGCTACAATGCAGCAAGAGATTGCCAACCTTGAACAACAGGGTCAGATGTCGAGCGAAGGACAGAAGACGATCAAGTTTCAGGGACGTAAAACGGTACGTCTGACCGATATTGAGTTGCCGAAGGAGTAATATGTACATTTTGGTCACGAACGACGATGGCTACCAGAGTCCAGGTTTGGTGGCGCTACGGGCAGTGCTTAGCGAGATTGGTGAAGTGGTGGTGGTTGCCCCTGACCGTAACTGGAGCGCTGCCGGTCATTATCGGAAGTTATTCGATCCGTTACGGGCTTGGGAAGGTACTTTAAGTGATGGTTCACCGGCACTGATTTGTGATGGTACACCAGCCGACTGTGTGGCCCTGGCCGTAATGGGACTTCTCGACCGTAAGCCCGATCTGGTTGTGTCGGGGATTAATCTGGGGGCGAATCTCGGTACCGATCTTCTCTATTCGGGGACGGTGGCAGCGGCGATGGAAGCTCTCGTCTTTGGTATTCCGGGACTAGCCGTATCGCAGGTGCGCCCTAAAGATGGGAAGTGGGATTTCGGAGCGGCACAAGTAGCAGTGCGGCATTTGGTAACGCTGATCCGTGAGCGCGGCCTGCCGGCAGAGATTCTGTTAAATTTGAACATTCCGCCAGTTGCCCCAACCGAATTGCGCGGGATCAGGGTGGGTCGTCTGGGGCGCCGGGTCTACCGCGATGCGCTGGTCGTGCGCTACGACCCACGGGGCCGACCGTATTACTGGATCGATGGCGCTGAACCGGAAGATCATTACGAAGATGGTACCGATATTGCTGCGATCAGTGATGGCTATGCAAGCCTGACACCGGTACAGATGGATTTGACCAGTCATCGCTGGTTAGACGAGCTGCGTCATTGGGAGTGGGATGGCAAGCGTTTATGAATGTGAGAAAAAGGGCCGCCCACTCATCTTCACCTGGAGAGGGTTAAAGAAGCAGGCTCCCAACCTATCTACAGCACGTGCGAGAACGTGCAGCTTCCTGCTCTGAGGTGCTCTGCAACTGGGTTCTTGTTATCTTATGCAAGTCACGGCATTGGGCAAGCCGGGTTCTCTCCCCTCCGCGTGAGGGGCGTGCTGGGGCCTGAAGGGGTGATGTAAGCAGGGGTGGGGGTGATGGTGTGCTGATGCGCCAACTTATGGGTTCAGTCGTGCCCTTCACGACGCGGGCCGGAGGCCCACGCTCCCAGGCAAATTCATAATACTACTTCAAGCCATTGCGCCTCAGCACAAGCGCGTACTCCCCAGCCGAGGCGGCCGGTTGGACGAACAATTGCGTACTGATTGTCGATCCAAATGACCAGACTAAGCGGGCCACGCGGTGAGGGCGCGCGCAGAATGGACTGACCGTCAACCAGTAATTCACTTTCGCTTACCTCCCAGCGAATCTCGTAGTCGTGCCACTGCGCGATGTCTTGAGGTACGACTGCTTCGGCGATACCGGCAGCGCGTTGGATAGAAGGCCAGAGCCGACGGTAGATCGGGGGCAGGTTGAGGAGCGGTACGATGAGCGGCGCAAGGGGTAGCCACTTAAGGGCTGCCGGGCGGCCGGTGTCGATGGTTGCTGCTTTCCAACCGTGACCGGGAATGCCCATTGCCAGCGACATGTCGTGAGGCGCTGCCCCGAAGAAGAACCAGATGGCTTGCGGCATCCGGGGTGGCCAGGCCCATGGGTAGCTCCACAGGCCAAAGCCGGCAGTGCCGATCAGTTTTGTAACCGGATGCGATGCGCGAGCACGAAGGCGTAGGGTGAACGGCGGCCATAGTGAACGGGCCGGGCCTGGTCGTCGCCCGAAGTCGTCGAGCTGAGCGTTCCGATACCGGTCGGCCGGGCCAGGTGGTCGGATGAGCCGCAGGCCGGTTGCAGTCTGAATAACCCCTGCTCCGCCGCTGCATCGTGGACGTAAGTACCACATATGACTACCGAAATGACAGAGAGTGCAGAGGTTTGTTCACACCATAGGGTTCCTAGATTGCATGTTACACCTTATCTCTCCTGGCGCGCCGACAATGGCCATCACCGTATCGGTAGGGGCAGGTGT comes from Chloroflexus sp. Y-396-1 and encodes:
- a CDS encoding sugar ABC transporter substrate-binding protein → MLRKHTLSWIALMALLATLLAACGGGQPSTGGTGGGSGGTGDQQQTVTIRWRTRPGDAAEQRVYEELNALVNEKLKDKGITAVYDPAPNQGYFEKLKTELAAGNAPDIFWIGGVELADFVNTGQILDLKPLIDADSSFQLSNFYPNVIAQLTRDGKIYGLPRDISTMVVYYNEDLFKAAGLKTPKELAAEGNWNWNTMLEAARKLTDPANQQYGLGFGNWWGPAWGYFINAAGGSPFTPDRRGCALNTPESIEGAKMVRLLYDEKLLPAGDADGEALFNAGKVAMYFNGRWFTPGVRTNAKFNWDVAVMPEGKVKSTWLFWGPYLVNAKTANTQAAWEVLKVLTSAEATAKVAALGTNIPPRSDKAAVDAFLASTPPANNQAFLDGIPYAALEAPVWDGSWADFSGIVQSLWDQMIAGQLTPEQFGQQACEQTASTFK
- a CDS encoding carbohydrate ABC transporter permease codes for the protein MTKQAPAALPATHSRRHLSRRVRLWIDAFGMLLPTILGVLIFFLVPLAISFYLSFTDARLFGEPNLVGFNNYLRALSDPTFYRAMWNTAAFSMVTLVVSTVPALVLAVILNERIAGRTFFRAVFFIPVVASVVGVTLLWRYLLNIDFGFVNYVIRLFGFEPIPWLTSPEWGLISVIMVFSWKTIGYNMVIFLAGLQGVPPQLYEAASLDGASRWQQFLFITVPMLSPTTFFVLVTTLINCLQVFDVPVALGLTRSNTIGPADSMLTIVPLLWREAFIGGRMGYASALAWLLFMIILLLTLIQFRVSRRWVHYE
- a CDS encoding carbohydrate ABC transporter permease: MASAILRRPWERLLAYLVLSITGFIMVFPFIYMFLSSLKPSAEVVQVPPTLWPSEVRWSNYLEVLSIVPLGTQLLNTIIVTVLVVLGWVLTSVLAGYAFARLEFPGREWLFGAYLATLMVPFAVLIVPMYRLMLVFGWVDRLEALIIPWLFTAYGTFLLRQFFMSVPRDLEDAALIDGASHWGILFRIFLPLARPAIATLATFAFLYAWNSFLWPLIIISSPSRKVVTQGLVDLQALYAARVDLIMAGSTLAVLPTLIVFLFAQRYFIEGIATSGLAGR
- a CDS encoding UDP-glucose--hexose-1-phosphate uridylyltransferase; amino-acid sequence: MEQHELFTRPHRRLNRLTGEWVLVSPHRTQRPWLGQVEQLPPAGLPTYDPHCYLCPGNTRANGVQNPLYTETFVFENDFAALLPDIPLDRVSIRVSPDNETGPVLLHAEAERGICRVVCFSPRHDLTLAQMTQTEVRRVVEVWVEQYHELAAIDWVQSVLIFENRGAMMGASNPHPHGQIWANEQLPNEMRKELSTQTAYWQEHQQCLLCDYLKLELTLGERIVCANETWVALVPFWAIWPFETLVLPRVHAGAIGDLDDQGREGLAAILRELTGRYDRLFNVPFPYSMGFHQRPTDGLPHPGWHLHAHFYPPLLRSATVRKFMVGYEMLGQPQRDLTPEQAAARLRQ
- a CDS encoding RNA polymerase sigma factor, producing MIASTMTTARQSTEFSVAVHPLIDAAVGSEHDIKTMDVAELAQRCAIESDRFYRGQSHDSRYSYELFRRALVERDEVAWNYLFQHYSPLVEGWIRRCSAFVNSGESSEYFVIGAFVKFWRAVTPERFAAFPNLASLLQYLQLCASSVVIDSVRAQSWAEMMPEEKIDTQQTAKTAPDEEAMQRVDRQEFWRYIDSLLHNESERVVVYGSFVLGLTPRAIFERYHMLFESVYDVYNVKRNVLNRLSRNHHLQALVRQA
- a CDS encoding VWA domain-containing protein, translated to MAGEVTLRAALARPFLAATTTPQVAYVLLEAQPAAQLVQVRMPVNVCFVLDRSGSMKGEKIERLRQAVVRAIEQLDEQDTLSIVIFDHRTEVLVPAQPVRNRTTILDLVHRIRDAGGTRIAPALEKGLQELQKVPHGVRRLILLTDGQTEHEKECLLRAEDAGRLGIPITALGIGKDWNEDLLIEMANRSRGIADYIAQPSSIVNYFQHTVQRAQQTAIQNSVLTLRLVQGVTPRAVWQVTPLIDNLGYQPLNDRAVSINLGELESGQVRALLIELIVDPRPIGTYRIGQAELSYDVPPLRLVGEKTRLDIMLTFTADPTQLQQVTPNVMNIVEKISAFKLQTRALQDLAAGDVSGATQKLKSAVTRLLNQGEVELAATMQQEIANLEQQGQMSSEGQKTIKFQGRKTVRLTDIELPKE
- the surE gene encoding 5'/3'-nucleotidase SurE; the encoded protein is MYILVTNDDGYQSPGLVALRAVLSEIGEVVVVAPDRNWSAAGHYRKLFDPLRAWEGTLSDGSPALICDGTPADCVALAVMGLLDRKPDLVVSGINLGANLGTDLLYSGTVAAAMEALVFGIPGLAVSQVRPKDGKWDFGAAQVAVRHLVTLIRERGLPAEILLNLNIPPVAPTELRGIRVGRLGRRVYRDALVVRYDPRGRPYYWIDGAEPEDHYEDGTDIAAISDGYASLTPVQMDLTSHRWLDELRHWEWDGKRL